From the Saccharomycodes ludwigii strain NBRC 1722 chromosome I, whole genome shotgun sequence genome, one window contains:
- the GCD11 gene encoding translation initiation factor eIF2 subunit gamma (similar to Saccharomyces cerevisiae YER025W | GCD11 | General Control Derepressed) has product MSESVNNSATMNNTPGIINNSSININENVNKTGIDNKTIMNDARNLIYFDNNHANTDILLNASTAINRKLNKDINTIKSSTNSVNIDGSMYMNTKNSPAFIPCLSTTPCSISNIISPTPNFVKTTSSDIINNNSNITTATKRPKKVACVECRQQKSKCDAFEKSPGPCSKCLKKKIACVLKRDYRRTYKRAKNEIIEKKFKELTECLDSGSPESSEIVKKVLLEKSKLLDNSVFTKDRVEKLKTIGEIALYEDLIPSIISNNNNNNDNSNNDGNNDNKSKNKRQARGINKAVKDEALNPIIAFPQDFSGDTLNTEFKDNIPITDNSDSINAVDIILGKKTLDCSAKTLGDVLLSPKTIAELYTEYVTKYHPFMPVIDVSKGPERLYSLSPCLFWVIMLIALRRKPLDFNANDKIEDTNHNTYNKLSALVKSMLAEITISPIIRYTPTESDKPLLNVSSVYSVQAFIIYTYWPPLTSSLSADTSWHTIGSACFQAIRVGLNSAQFTTEYANANLDLINEQIRTWICCNIVSQIIASTFGFPSFVIFDYSIINNCKLTNFTDKGGNNTNVSNVCVPISIRQMLHVQHFEYQLTQTMNCNKLNPTGLILNSSEKLPLLKVLSQQLDELEIRLKDTKIDDKRKFLLLVSRIHLLTYYFNGNEDADRESVFETKSGLVKLYNTSIELLMHANCMFEHDPLIIKYFPGVYVLNIWQTACIVCKLVHSSLSSLINVEQGIKAYSIAVDLTLNASVVKFDLAYRSSRIMKSIWAMYKNMFEQFNQDISPDKDFNLTLTIQSRMTVSAFFDCLYELKRQCGTAKLRREHKRILSNTVGNNGGTLRRGTVKSVKETTGGEGKEKEVSIKQENMAQSAREIISTVPLDPVPINAPISNPNSTLNTPSPTSTSVSINIPLTTNDSRKNSGTNISNNNLQRLKSNFDQILPHDNNNKISPSFPLSKSLFMMKQDGVPKNFVRKVSNKINNSNSPDGGGSHSSSNGSTSLDLFENWQSDIVWHDVDLLMNEFAFNPNSTKKTILILPDPIMSDSLGNTIEEKPQNVLDEEIEIETDGEQIKQKKTVTFSGVDDENEESEEEKRKREYEEGGGLPEQPSNPDFTKLTPLSPQIINRQATINIGTIGHVAHGKSTVVRAISGVQTVRFKDELERNITIKLGYANAKIYKCQEPSCPEPDCYRSFKSDKEINPKCQRPGCPGRYKLVRHVSFVDCPGHDILMSTMLSGAAVMDAALLLIAGNEPCPQPQTSEHLAAIEIMKLKHVIILQNKVDLMREESAFEHEKSILKFIRGTIADGAPIVPISAQLKYNIDAVNEFIVKTIPVPPRDFTASPRLIVIRSFDVNKPGSEIQDLKGGVAGGSILNGVFKLGDEIEIRPGIVTKDQQGKIQCKPIFSNIVSLFAEHNDLKFAVPGGLIGVGTKVDPTLCRADRLVGQVVGAKGHLPSIYTDIEINYFLLRRLLGVKTDGSKQAKVRKLEPGEVLMVNIGSTATGARVVAVRADMARLQLTSPACTEVDEKIALSRRIEKHWRLIGWATIKKGTTLEPISN; this is encoded by the exons ATGTCGGAGAGTGTTAACAACTCAGCTACCATGAATAATACACCTGgaattataaataactcTTCTATCAATATCAACgaaaatgttaataaaaCTGGTATTGACAATAAAACTATCATGAATGATGCGCGCaatttgatatattttgataataatcatGCAAATACGGATATTTTACTTAATGCTAGTACTGCAATAAACAGGAAATTAAATAAGGATATTAATACCATAAAGAGTAGCACTAACAGTGTAAATATAGACGGTTCAATGTATATGAACACTAAAAATTCACCAGCTTTTATTCCGTGTTTATCAACGACGCCATGTTCAATAAGCAATATTATCTCACCCACCCCAAACTTTGTGAAAACAACATCCAgtgatattataaataataatagtaacatAACAACGGCCACTAAAAGACCGAAGAAAGTGGCTTGTGTAGAATGTCGACAGCAGAAGTCAAAATGCGATGCATTTGAAAAGAGCCCTGGTCCATGTTCTAAAtgcttaaaaaaaaaaattgcgtgtgttttaaaaagagaTTATAGAAGGACTTACAAACGTGCCAAGAatgaaattattgaaaaaaaatttaaagagTTGACTGAATGTTTAGATTCAGGTTCTCCTGAATCAAGTgaaattgtaaaaaaagTCCTATTAGAAAAATCCAAGCTTTTGGATAACAGTGTTTTTACAAAGGATAGAGTAGAAAAATTGAAGACAATTGGAGAGATAGCATTATATGAAGACCTAATACCATCAATTATcagcaacaataataataacaacgataacagcaacaacgacggcaataatgataataaatcaaaaaacaaaagacaAGCTAGAGGAATAAACAAAGCTGTAAAAGATGAAGCATTGAATCCCATCATTGCCTTTCCACAAGATTTTAGTGGTGATACTTTGAATACTGAGTTTAAGGACAATATTCCAATAACAGACAACAGTGATTCAATCAACGCCGtagatattattttaggAAAAAAGACTTTGGATTGTTCAGCAAAAACCTTAGGCGATGTCTTGCTTTCTCCAAAGACTATTGCAGAATTATATACCGAATATGTAACAAAATACCATCCATTTATGCCTGTCATAGATGTCAGTAAGGGTCCGGAAAGATTATATTCACTATCACCATGCCTATTTTGGGTTATTATGTTGATTGCCTTAAGGAGAAAGCCACTAGATTTCAATGcaaatgataaaattgaagATACAAACCATAATACATACAATAAACTATCCGCCTTAGTAAAAAGTATGCTGGCAGAAATCACCATATCACCCATTATTAGATACACACCTACAGAAAGCGATAAACCATTATTGAATGTATCATCTGTTTATTCAGTGCAGGCCTTTATAATCTATACATATTGGCCACCGTTAACTTCATCATTAAGTGCAGATACTTCATGGCATACGATTGGTTCAGCGTGTTTCCAAGCGATTAGAGTTGGGTTAAATAGTGCACAGTTTACTACGGAATATGCAAATGCTAATTTagatttaattaatgaaCAAATAAGGACTTGGATATGTTGCAATATCGTTTCACAAATTATTGCATCCACCTTTGGTTTCCCCagttttgttatatttgattattctataataaataattgcAAATTGACAAATTTTACGGATAAGGGGGGAAATAATACAAACGTGAGTAACGTTTGTGTACCTATTTCAATAAGACAAATGTTGCACGTGCAACATTTTGAATATCAATTGACGCAAACTATGAAttgtaataaattaaacCCTACAGGGTTAATACTGAACTCATCTGAAAAATTACCgttattaaaagttttgaGTCAGCAACTGGATGAACTAGAGATCCGATTGAAAGATACTAAGATAGATGACAAACGgaaatttcttttgttggTTTCTAGAATTCATCTATTAACATACTACTTTAATGGAAACGAAGATGCGGATAGGGAAAGTGTGTTCGAAACAAAAAGTGGACTagttaaattatataatacaTCGattgaattattaatgCATGCAAACTGTATGTTTGAACATGAtccattaataattaaatatttcccTGGGGTTTACGTGCTAAACATTTGGCAAACTGCATGCATCGTCTGCAAATTGGTACACTCTTCATTATCCAGCTTGATAAATGTAGAGCAAGGCATCAAGGCTTATTCCATTGCTGTAGACCTGACCTTGAATGCATCTGTAGTTAAATTTGATTTGGCTTATAGATCTTCAAGAATTATGAAAAGTATTTGGGCAATgtacaaaaatatgtttGAACAATTTAATCAAGATATATCCCCAGATAAAGATTTTAATCTAACATTAACTATCCAATCACGTATGACAGTATCCGCATTTTTTGATTGTCTATATGAACTTAAACGACAATGTGGAACTGCAAAATTAAGAAGGGAACACAAGCGTATTTTATCTAATACCGTAGGCAATAATGGAGGGACACTTAGAAGGGGAACCGTAAAATCTGTAAAGGAAACAACAGGAGGGGAaggaaaagagaaagaagtATCTattaaacaagaaaatatgGCACAGAGTGCGAGAGAGATTATTTCCACTGTTCCATTGGATCCAGTCCCAATTAATGCCCCGATAAGTAATCCTAATAGTACATTAAATACACCATCGCCGACTTCTACCAGTGTTTCAATTAACATTCCTTTAACAACCAATGATTCTAGGAAGAATAGTGGAACCAATATATCGAACAATAATTTGCAACGGTTGAAAAGCAACTTTGACCAAATATTACCGcatgataataacaataagaTTTCTCCGTCCTTCCCCTTAAGtaaatcattatttatGATGAAACAAGACGGCGTACCAAAGAATTTTGTTAGAAAGGTGTCAAATAAgattaataatagcaacTCTCCCGATGGCGGTGGCAGTCACAGTAGCTCCAACGGTAGCACTTCATTGGATTTATTTGAGAATTGGCAGTCTGATATTGTTTGGCATGACGTTGATTTGTTGATGAATGAATTTGCGTTTAATCCCAAT TCAACCaagaaaacaatattaatcTTACCAGATCCAATAATGTCCGACTCTTTAGGAAATACCATTGAAGAAAAACCCCAAAATGTTTTAGATGAAGAAATTGAAATCGAAACTGACGGTGAACaaatcaaacaaaaaaaaacggtCACCTTTAGTGGGGTGGAcgatgaaaatgaagaaagcgaagaagaaaagagaaaacgTGAATATGAAGAAGGCGGTGGTTTGCCAGAACAACCCTCTAATCCTGATTTTACCAAACTAACTCCATTATCTCCTCAAATCATCAACAGACAAGCCACTATCAACATTGGTACTATCGGACATGTAGCACATGGTAAATCTACCGTTGTCAGAGCTATCTCTGGTGTCCAAACAGTTCGTTTCAAGGATGAACTAGAACGTAATATTACCATTAAGTTAGGTTATGCAAATGctaaaatttataaatgtCAAGAACCAAGTTGTCCCGAGCCGGATTGTTATAGATCTTTTAAATCGgataaagaaattaatccTAAATGCCAACGTCCTGGCTGTCCAGGTCGTTATAAATTAGTTCGCCACGTTTCATTTGTCGATTGTCCAGGGCACGATATTTTAATGAGCACAATGTTGTCAGGTGCTGCAGTCATGGACGCTGCTCTGTTATTAATTGCTGGTAATGAACCATGTCCTCAGCCACAAACTTCCGAACATTTGGCTGCCATAGAAATTATGAAATTGAAGCATGTTATCATTCTACAAAATAAAGTCGATTTAATGCGGGAAGAAAGTGCTTTCGAACATGAAAAAtccattttaaaatttatcagAGGTACCATCGCTGACGGCGCCCCAATAGTCCCAATATCCGCACAATTGAAATATAACATAGATGCCGTTAACGAATTTATTGTCAAAACTATCCCGGTTCCACCAAGAGATTTTACTGCTTCACCAAGATTAATTGTTATTCGTTCCTTTGATGTCAACAAACCAGGTTCAGAAATCCAAGATTTAAAAGGTGGTGTTGCTGGTGGGTCTATTTTAAATGGTGTTTTCAAATTAGGCGATGAGATTGAAATCAGACCAGGTATTGTGACTAAAGACCAACAGGGCAAAATCCAATGtaaaccaattttttctaatattgTTTCTTTATTTGCAGAACATAATGATTTGAAGTTTGCTGTTCCTGGTGGCTTGATCGGTGTCGGTACAAAGGTTGACCCAACTTTGTGTAGGGCAGATCGTTTAGTTGGTCAAGTTGTTGGTGCCAAAGGTCATTTACCAAGTATTTATACCGATATTGAAATAAATTACTTTTTATTGCGTCGTTTATTAGGTGTAAAAACAGATGGATCTAAACAAGCTAAAGTTAGAAAATTGGAGCCAGGTGAAGTCTTAATGGTTAATATTGGATCTACAGCTACCGGTGCACGTGTAGTTGCTGTTAGAGCTGATATGGCTAGATTACAATTAACATCTCCCGCTTGTACAGAAGTTGATGAAAAGATTGCTTTATCCAGACGTATTGAAAAGCATTGGCGTTTAATTGGTTGGGCTACTATCAAAAAGGGTACCACATTAGAACCAATCTccaattaa
- a CDS encoding uncharacterized protein (similar to Saccharomyces cerevisiae YJR124C | putative protein of unknown function) — translation MTWGIFTHSFAKSPLDIKLLWISVFLRLVSYGLTDQIITLFLNEIGISEDQMGLFMTLTLFGDVLLSYILTWYADHWGRRLVLIYGAVMMSISGMVFSYFENFYVLLLAAILGVIAPSSDEVGPFKSIEESVIAHLTPNTKRPEIYSLHAFFGTIGSAIGSMLSGLIMNFLLSKNIFKTNLQCYKFIFVLYSIIALCKTIIMCLLSPNIELYHKNEPSVESETSTLLNATNEDVVTPLTVTTKLSTKTISLLIKLLIIFMLDSFGYGFLTSSWMVYYYSKTFPIQMTFLALGALFSVGKIITAVSSFPSSILARMFGPVRATLLVQIPSGIFFILIPLCKPHLLLSILFLYLYLSTTAMDVTPRQLLLTNLIPAQDLTKVMGIVNIGKTFARCIGPTFTGLLANKGELWVCFIISGGLTILADFILYLLFNKVDKKILRQTNN, via the coding sequence atgaCCTGGGGAATATTTACTCATTCATTTGCAAAATCCCCCTTGGATATCAAATTATTGTGGATATCTGTATTTCTGAGGTTAGTATCATATGGTCTAACAGATCAAATTATtaccctttttttaaatgaaataGGCATTTCAGAAGATCAAATGGGTCTATTCATGACACTAACACTATTTGGGGATGTTCTTTTatcatatattttaacGTGGTATGCAGATCATTGGGGTAGAAGActtgttttaatatatgGCGCCGTAATGATGTCAATTAGTGGTATGGTGTTTagttattttgaaaatttctACGTACTGCTACTTGCTGCAATTCTAGGTGTTATAGCACCTAGTAGTGATGAAGTCGGTCCTTTTAAATCCATTGAAGAATCAGTCATTGCGCATTTAACTCCTAATACTAAAAGACCTGAAATTTATTCATTGCATGCATTTTTTGGAACAATAGGCTCAGCTATAGGTTCAATGCTCTCTGGACTCATCATGAATTTCCTATTATCCaagaatattttcaaaactaaTTTACAATGTTacaagtttatttttgtattgtaTTCCATCATAGCATTGTGCAAAACTATCATTATGTGTTTGCTATCTCCAAACATTGAATTGTACCATAAAAATGAACCATCAGTCGAAAGTGAAACATcaacattattaaatgCGACAAATGAGGACGTGGTAACACCTTTAACTGTTACTACCAAATTATCAACCAAAACAATATCGTTATTAATCAAactattaattattttcatgTTAGATTCTTTTGGTTATGGATTTTTGACGAGTTCCTGGATggtctattattattctaaAACGTTCCCCATCCAAATGACATTTTTAGCTCTTGGCGCATTGTTTTCCGTCggtaaaataataacagctGTATCTTCCTTCCCATCGTCGATATTGGCCAGAATGTTTGGCCCGGTTAGAGCTACTTTATTAGTTCAAATTCCATCtggaatttttttcatcttaATCCCGCTTTGTAAACCACATTTATTGCTatctattttgtttttatactTATATCTCTCAACAACTGCTATGGACGTCACCCCAAGACAACTATTGCTCACTAATTTAATTCCAGCTCAAGATTTAACAAAAGTTATGGGAATTGTAAATATTGGGAAAACCTTTGCACGCTGCATAGGTCCAACTTTCACTGGTTTGTTAGCTAATAAGGGTGAATTGTGGGTTTGCTTTATAATAAGCGGTGGCTTAACAATATTAGCCGATTTCATTCTTTACTTACTGTTTAATAAAgtggataaaaaaattttaagaCAAACGAATAattag
- the YAT2 gene encoding carnitine O-acetyltransferase YAT2 (similar to Saccharomyces cerevisiae YER024W | YAT2 | carnitine acetyltransferase) gives MPVAEKDIQLPKLPLPDIGITFDQVCESLKPLNYADGYYHHPLHPKKFQELQDTIKCFLESSASSKIQNCLSEFYKSEKCYLDRLYLDINNHNSTTESDNREDLLPRNPFLILQPDASNDNISQEERASILCLASLKFIVALRKGKLLPDKNMNMQPYFNIFGSTRAPIFESNEVEKFDLNKPFSEEDLEDYNHDQLISSDSETTGSQSPCESRDSFSSDTDDVFNRVNSSSKKHGITQKTFPRSNHILIISKGNYYTLPVLDIDTDEIIISSMSQLSKIFRDIIIESSSSIGTIHSTGVGCLTSYSFKNWRYSRKRLQKRYPEEMLKIDSALFVVVLDHCEYDEENRIKSIYYGSNEIDPVTGLQVGSCTSRWYDKLQLVVTKKAEAAVIWDSFGCDGSTVLRFVSDIYAESVMRLAREVNGQEFSLWPFVKLKTDISGNGFDNSPQVAAKIIDWSFSNVLNTHIHLSETKLTDIIHKNDIIYERIPFGANFARMLGVRPDSLIQIAIQIAYYLLYGKPVFTYEPVCTRNFNNSRSEFITIQNQQLLQLCQLWLTSKGSHAVNSNTDENEFLLAKFQDACVNHTEAILNARKGLGFEKHFQSIQILYKSHNNFNIHFSSQEKELCNRLFNNELLTPFTEPELICSNCGNRAMNAFGVTPAVSNGFGIGYIITPEYTNLTVISQFRQGSRLLCTLSSILSNIKELLNNSKSQQAAGFNQDFYELDNILKRDNSNAALPKLSTRNSDLLLWDYEGHVKSRNVSRVNSSTKLNYVSFTPSNSEKLQTGREIDYVSINSGDKQLPSPLSPLKKKKKNVIKSKFDINFDRGKVGTKVNSGFT, from the coding sequence ATGCCGGTCGCCGAAAAAGATATTCAGCTCCCAAAACTACCATTACCAGACATTGGCATAACATTTGATCAGGTCTGTGAAAGTTTAAAACCTTTAAATTATGCCGATGgatattatcatcatccgTTACATCCAAAAAAGTTTCAAGAATTACAAGATACTATCAAATGTTTTTTGGAAAGTTCTGCCTCTTCAAAGATCCAGAATTGTTTGAGCGAATTTTATAAATCggaaaaatgttatttgGATAGATTATATTTGGATATCAATAATCATAACTCTACTACCGAAAGTGATAATCGTGAAGATCTTTTACCAAGAAATccctttttaattttacaaCCAGATGCCTCGAACGATAATATAAGCCAAGAGGAAAGAGCTTCTATTTTATGCTTAGCTAGTTTAAAATTCATTGTTGCTCTAAGGAAAGGTAAATTGTTGCCTGacaaaaatatgaatatgCAGCCTTATTTCAACATATTTGGTAGCACAAGAGCTCCAATTTTTGAATCCAATGAGGTGGAAAAGTTTGATCTAAATAAGCCATTTAGTGAAGAAGATCTTGAAGATTATAACCATGATCAACTTATTAGCAGCGACAGCGAAACCACTGGTAGCCAATCTCCTTGTGAAAGTAGAGATAGTTTTTCCAGTGACACTGATGACGTTTTTAATAGGGTCAATAGTTCAAGTAAAAAGCATGGGATAACCCAAAAGACTTTCCCCCGTTCTAATCacattttgattatatCTAAAGGCAATTATTATACTTTGCCTGTATTAGATATTGACACCgatgaaataataattagcAGTATGAGCCAATTAagtaaaatttttagaGATATCATAATCGAATCTTCCAGTTCTATAGGGACCATTCACTCCACGGGAGTGGGTTGTCTAACCTCAtattcatttaaaaattggaGATATTCTAGGAAAAGATTGCAAAAGAGGTATCCTGAGGAAATGCTTAAAATTGATAGCGCTTTATTTGTCGTTGTTCTTGACCACTGCGAATACGATGAAGAAAATAGGattaaaagtatatattATGGATCAAACGAAATTGACCCAGTCACGGGGTTACAAGTTGGTTCATGTACCAGCAGATGGTATGACAAATTACAGCTAGTTGTTACTAAAAAAGCCGAGGCTGCAGTCATTTGGGATTCCTTTGGGTGTGATGGTTCCACTGTCTTAAGGTTTGTTTCCGATATTTATGCCGAATCTGTTATGAGATTGGCTAGAGAAGTCAATGGACAAGAATTTTCCCTATGGCCATTTGTCAAATTGAAAACTGACATTTCTGGAAATGGTTTCGATAATTCCCCTCAAGTAGCAGCCAAAATCATTGACTGGTCATTTAGTAATGTTTTGAATACGCACATACATTTGTCTGAAACTAAACTTACCGATATTATTCACAAAAATGATATCATATATGAACGTATCCCATTTGGTGCGAATTTTGCACGCATGTTGGGTGTCAGACCAGACTCCTTAATCCAGATTGCCATCCAAATAGCTTATTATCTTCTATACGGTAAGCCAGTTTTCACTTATGAACCGGTTTGTACCAGaaactttaataattcGAGATCTGAATTTATAACGATTCAAAATCAGCAACTATTACAACTCTGTCAATTGTGGTTAACAAGTAAAGGCTCACACGCCGTTAATAGCAATACGGATGAAAATGAGTTTTTATTGGCCAAGTTTCAAGATGCTTGCGTTAATCACACCGAAGCTATATTGAATGCCCGTAAGGGACTAGGGtttgaaaaacattttcaaaGTATCCAGATTCTTTATAAGTCccataataattttaacattCATTTCAGCTcccaagaaaaagaattatgCAATAGATTGTTTAATAACGAATTATTAACACCTTTTACCGAACCTGAATTGATTTGTTCCAATTGCGGTAACCGTGCAATGAATGCTTTTGGTGTAACACCTGCAGTTTCTAATGGCTTTGGCATTGGGTATATTATAACTCCTGAGTACACAAATTTGACGGTGATATCCCAATTTAGACAAGGATCAAGATTACTATGTACTTTATCATCGATTTTAAGCAATATTAAAGAATTGTTGAACAATTCGAAGAGTCAACAAGCTGCTGGATTTAATCAAGATTTTTATGAACTTGATaatatattgaaaagaGATAATTCAAATGCTGCTTTACCAAAGTTATCTACAAGAAATAGTGATTTATTGTTATGGGATTATGAAGGCCATGTTAAAAGTCGCAATGTTTCTAGAGTAAATTCATCTACTAAATTGAATTATGTTTCATTTACTCCTTCAAATTCAGAGAAATTGCAAACTGGACGTGAAATTGACTACGTATCCATTAATAGTGGTGATAAGCAATTACCAAGTCCTCTCTCacctttaaaaaagaaaaagaaaaatgttattaaatcaaaatttgatattaattttgaCAGAGGAAAAGTCGGTACCAAAGTGAACAGTGGCTTCACATAg
- the RPS5 gene encoding 40S ribosomal protein uS7 (similar to Saccharomyces cerevisiae YJR123W | RPS5 | Ribosomal Protein of the Small subunit): MSETQEVPEVQEVVETIAPVVLATEIPADVVAAQAEIKLFNKWSFEDVEVKDASLVDYIQISQPIYVGHTAGRYANKRFRKAQCPIIERLTNSLMMNGRNNGKKLKAVRIIKHTLEIINILTDQNPLQVVVDAIVNAGAKEDTTRVGGGGAARRQAVDVSPLRRVNTAIALLTIGAREAAFRNIKTIAETLAEELINAAKGSSTSYAIKKKDELERVAKSNR, from the coding sequence ATGTCTGAAACCCAAGAAGTCCCAGAAGTCCAAGAAGTTGTTGAAACTATTGCCCCAGTTGTTTTGGCTACCGAAATTCCAGCTGATGTCGTTGCAGCCCAAGCTGAAATCAAGTTATTCAACAAATGGTCCTTTGAAGATGTTGAAGTCAAAGATGCATCTTTAGTTGATTACATTCAAATTTCTCAACCAATTTACGTAGGTCACACTGCTGGTCGTTACGCCAACAAGAGATTTAGAAAGGCTCAATGTCCAATCATTGAAAGATTGACCAACTCTTTGATGATGAATGGTAGAAACAATGGTAAGAAATTAAAGGCCGTTAGAATTATCAAACACACTTTGGAAATTATCAACATTTTGACTGACCAAAACCCATTGcaagttgttgttgatgcTATTGTCAATGCTGGTGCCAAAGAAGATACTACCAGAgttggtggtggtggtgctGCCAGAAGACAAGCTGTTGATGTTTCTCCATTGAGAAGAGTTAACACTGCCATTGCTTTATTGACTATTGGTGCTAGAGAAGCTGCTTTTAGAAACATCAAGACTATTGCCGAAACTTTGGCTGAAGAATTGATCAATGCTGCTAAAGGTTCTTCTACTTCTTATGCCATCAAGAAGAAGGATGAATTGGAACGTGTTGCTAAATCTAACCGTTAA
- the IBA57 gene encoding Iba57p (similar to Saccharomyces cerevisiae YJR122W | IBA57 | Iron-sulfur cluster assembly factor for Biotin synthase and Aconitase-like mitochondrial proteins) — protein sequence MKGRIFNRFFNSSSKTLNNNHKIPKATCIYTELPKKSYISIYGPDTPKFLNGLITTKLVPKFIKKNLMTITPEDLENSDYLSDDQITNDLYDELAKSYGNKLGQYTGILNSRGRLVTDAIVYTPFHLGKKYPEYWLEIHGNSMLEKIWNSFQKHKLMSKVKIKHISQHSSSFKTWHLSIQLPPSETPDEHKLVNGWLPSVLTPLRYEINNSRDYVDFSNFVAKSFFDTSKLKAIFLDRRSFNLMGNNPHSLQDFRVITDVKVNNITDFFQPDKEQFKDLEFCLKQTTPLELRNSRYELGYLETDEDITTEALLPLELGYHYIDNTISFNKGCYVGQELTARLYSTGKVKKLATPIKIGNEEQKNVPIVVQPNGKFVNVYTQSSIVDNDFKDEENVEVYNPFTSKPSPFPGSKNILVNRPRKVRPVGKILRSNELGHGVALIDASYTEKYFFNDTFKPDLYINGENNEKIPIFLGKPFWFDDYMEEQEL from the coding sequence ATGAAAGGAAGAATATTTAATAGGTTTTTTAATTCGTCAAGTAAAACATTAAACAACAACCATAAGATACCGAAAGCAACATGCATTTACACAGAACTTCCAAAAAAATCGTATATTTCCATCTATGGACCAGACACACCTAAATTCTTGAATGGATTAATAACTACCAAATTAGTTCCTaaattcataaaaaaaaatttaatgacAATTACTCCCGAAGACCTGGAAAATTCTGATTATTTAAGCGACGATCAAATAACCAATGATTTATATGATGAATTAGCCAAGTCATATGGGAATAAACTCGGCCAATACACTGGGATTTTAAATAGTAGGGGTAGACTTGTGACTGATGCTATCGTTTATACACCTTTCCACTTGGGGAAGAAATACCCTGAATATTGGTTGGAAATACATGGAAATAGTatgttggaaaaaatttggaatagctttcaaaaacataaaCTAATGAGCAAggttaaaataaaacacatAAGTCAACATAGTTCAAGCTTTAAAACTTGGCATTTGTCCATTCAATTGCCACCTTCTGAGACGCCAGATGAACATAAGCTTGTCAACGGATGGTTACCCAGTGTTTTAACACCATTAAGAtatgaaattaataatagtagagATTATGTTGATTTCTCAAACTTTGTAGCCAAAAGTTTTTTTGATACTAGTAAGCTAAAGGCAATTTTCTTGGATAGAAGGAGCTTTAATTTAATGGGGAACAATCCACACAGTTTGCAAGATTTCCGGGTTATAACAGACGTTAAAGTCAACAATATAACTGATTTTTTCCAACCTGATAAAGAACAATTTAAGGATTTGGAATTTTGCTTGAAACAAACAACGCCTCTCGAATTGCGTAACTCCAGGTATGAACTGGGATATCTAGAGACTGACGAAGATATAACAACTGAAGCGTTGTTACCATTGGAATTGGGGTATCATTATATTGATAACACAATAAGTTTTAATAAAGGGTGTTATGTAGGTCAAGAATTAACTGCAAGATTGTACTCCACCggtaaagttaaaaaattagcTACGCCCATTAAGATCGGAAatgaagaacaaaaaaacgtTCCGATAGTTGTTCAACCCAATGGAAAATTTGTAAATGTTTACACTCAAAGCTCTATAGTAGACAATGATTTCAAAGATGAGGAGAACGTTGAAGTTTACAATCCATTTACCTCCAAACCTTCACCCTTCCCTggttcaaaaaatattttagttAATAGACCTAGAAAAGTTAGACCTGTTGGAAAAATATTGCGCAGTAATGAGTTGGGCCATGGTGTTGCACTAATTGACGCATCTTATACtgagaaatatttttttaatgatacGTTCAAACctgatttatatataaacggtgaaaataatgaaaaaatccCAATATTCTTAGGTAAACCATTTTGGTTTGATGACTATATGGAGGAACAAGAGCTTTAG